The nucleotide sequence ggttccctttctgtcactgggatcaagcaccataagattgaacccactacaaagcacctcttcccattgcaagataaatagatcaagttggccaaacaaaacccaaatatcaaagaagaaatatgaggctataagcaatcatgcatattagagatcaaagaagactcaaataactttcatggataaaaacatagatctgatcataaactcaaagttcatcggatcccaacaaacacatcgccaaaagacttacatcatatggatctccaaaagaccattgtattgataatcaagagagagagaggaagccatctagctactaactacggacccgaaggtctacaaacaactactcacgcgtcatcggagaggcaccaatggaagtggcgaacccctccgtgatggtgtctagattggatctggtggttctggactctgcggcggctggatgaatatttcttcgacttccctagggtttctggaatattggggtatttatagagcaaagaggcggtccggggggcacccgaggtgagcacaacccaccagggcgcgcttgggcctcctagcgcgcacgcttgggcctcctagcgcgccctggtgggttgtcccctcctcgggactcccccatatgcaactagggcccaacttcttccttttggtccataaaaaaccatCATAAagtggcgtggcatttggactccatctgatattgatttcctgcaatgtaaaaaacatgcagaaaatagcaactgacacttggcactatgtcaataggttagtaccaaaaaaagatataaaatgactataaaatgattgtaaaacatccaagaatgatagtataacagcatggaacaataaaaaattatagataagttggagacgtatcagcctactttgtgaagatctacccaagtgaggcatgtccttcgtgggcgatggccatggtgggatagacaaggttgcttcttcatggacccttcatgggtggagccctccgtggacttgcacaaccgttacccttcatgggttgaagtctccatcaacgtggatgtacaatagcaccacctatcggaaccacgccaaaaatctccgtgtctacattgtgttttctccctccaaactcctcccctttaccttcatatgcaatgatttacattccgctgctatactcttagaattgcatgtgtaggttgattgcttgacttgtgttaagttgctaaaatctgcctagatttaaaattgggaaaaagctagatttttatttggtcaagtagtctaatcacccccttctagacatactttcgatcctacacccacTCTTTCAGAGGGAAGAAGAGGAGGCTCTATGGGAAGCATAGCGTGTGTTGCCACCCCGGATGTTGTTACATCAGAGGTGGAGATAGCATGCTTGGCTAATTCACCTCCATCCTTCGGAGTGGTCTCGTTGTCGGCGTCTTCTGGTCCTCCAATGGGGGTGGTGTTGCGGTTGCCTTCACGTACTTGTAATTattcttgggagaggatgaagttGCACCGCCTTGTTCCTTTGTTCCACATTGCTTGTCGATGGCTTGGGCGGCAGTTGGCACTAAGCGGGTGAGCAGGTAGTTATACCGCTCATGGCGCTCCAAGTCGGGGGAGATGTGAAACTTGATCCTGTCATTTTCTTGAATGACCCCACCATCGGGTCGTATACGTACCTGAGTGTGCCGAAGCACCAAATCCTCGAGTTTGTACATAACTTGATGGTTTCTTCGACGTCTCTCATGCTTGTGTTGGTTCTCCATTGGAAAATCCTCCAGCATCAGTGGCACTTGTGGCGCGGATAGAAGCGTTGTAGGGCGCCGTGTGAATGATGAAGTCCTGTCCCTTGTCACCTACAGCTATGGCTGATCTCCCCGCCTGGGAGgggacgaaggtcatcgtggaagCATCGGTTGCGGAGGCTTCCGGGGTTGCCACTATTGAGTGGGTCGAGGGTTCCtgtcattgtcttgatgtcttgaccATCAGTTCCAACATGGGGGGATGTTGGGATGGCCCCATTGTTGGAAGTGTTGGGTTGGTGCAGATTGTCGTTGAGGCACCAAAGTCTGGCGCTCATGTTGAGGGCGATGGCTTGGGGCTTGGCGCCTCATCGTGCCTGGAACTTGTGTTGACAATGTATTGAGCCTCGTTGGATCACGGAGCCCTCTCTAAATATTGTTAATCTCTTCTCTGAAAGATTGATGCACAACTATTTTGGTAGTCCACCAGGTTTTCCAGAGAGCTATTTTTGTCGCCATTTCAGGATGTCCAAGGATTTGTTTATTCACATTTGTAATTCCGTGAAGCAACATGATCGAGCCTTCGAGCATAGGAGGAATTGCGCTAGTTTGCTTGTACATAGCACTGAGAACCGACTCGAATTTTCTTGAGAATTGTCTCAACTGGCTCACGTCTTATTGACTTACCAAATAAAATACTTCTTTTCTCTTGAGCTAATACGTATCATTTGCAATTTTTTTATGTAATCACATTAACAATAAAATGGCTGGTAAATTATGGTGATTGTGTGCAAAAATAATTGTACCCCCTGTTGCAATACACGGGTAAAAATATAGTCCAACTAGAAGAATGGTAAATTATATTAAAACTCTCTTGCAACAACTACTAGTGCGAACCGGCTTGGGCCGAGGAATCTTAGAAAGCTATTTTGTTTGAGTGCGGACTTATGGAGCCAGAGCTCCTTGGAGCTCGGTATCttttaaaataataaaaaattcCATGGAAACTTATATGTGTTCAGCACGAGCGTATGAAAATTCAATTTTAAATATTGTGATTTGTAGGTTGTACCAAGAAAAAAACTCCGGCACAATAACAAAAAAATTGGCCCACTTTGGAATACATATCCGTCTTTTCTGATGCCACGTGTGAATGTATAATGTTATGAAACTTTGCACATATATATTAtacatgtacttcctccgttcctaaatatttgtctttttagagattgcatggactatcacatacagacgtatatagacatattttagagtgtaaattcactcattttactccgtatgtagtcacttgttgaaatctctagaaaaacaaatatttacgaacggagggagtatatgtgtgTTCACAATAAAATTGATTTTTTTCGATTTATAAAATGGTATTTTGAAAACAAGCTCCAAGGAGCTCGGCCTCCATTAGCAATTTTTATTTTGTAACTTTTTTAGGGTAAACAATGCTTTTATTCAAATTCAGCGATGTTCATAGGGATTACAGGATTATGGGGCGTACCCAACCATACATGACGACCTAACTGAAGAATCAAAGCAAATTTTGCATTGCTGCGAGCTTCTTTGTTTTTGCTTTTAGAAAAATCTGCTAGGCTTTATTCATCTGTCTATGGGGCAGACTCACGAtccctttttttttttttttgagcgaAACCACACGATCCAAATGCTTCTTTGTTTCTGCTGAAACTGGATATGCTAGCCGTGAGAGCAACAGGCCTTTCTTTAATGGGCCTCCAAGTCTTCGCACCACAGAATGTTCTATGTTTTTTGTTTTTCAACAACGCCCAGCATGCATGCTAGTGGTTCTGGGAGTGAACGCCAAATTTGGCGCGAAATGCAGGGAGGACCAGTTCCGTCCTCTATTTCTCCCACCCATCCCATGCATGGGATCCGAACTGCGCGTTGGTCATCTTCCGCTCCCCGTCTCTCCCTTGGTGTCTCGTCCACCCACCCAATCCAAGCAAACGCAAGATCGAGCGCCCCAGCACACTTCCCAACCCTTTGGGGACAAACAAATTCGTTTGATCCGTTTGCGAGGTAGCAGATCGGACAGAGGGACCCCCCGAAAGCACGCAAGAAGGCACGCAGACGCAGCTAGCTCGTGGATCGATCGGCCCAGGCGATCATCGATCCAAGATGAACGATGCCGATGTTGGGAAGCAGATCCAGCAGATGGTCCGGTTCATCCAGCAGGAGGCCCAGGAGAAAGCCAGCGAGATCTCCGTCGCCGCAGAGGAGGTAAGTACTGTATATATCACCGTGTCAATCGATCGATCCTCTGCATTAATATAATCTGTTCAACTTTAAAAGGCCGAGGCTGAATTAATCTGAATATCTGATCCCTGGCCGGCTGGCTGGCTGCAGGACTTCAACATAGAGAAGCTGCAGCTGGTGGAGTCGGAGAAGAGGAAGATCAGGCAGGAGTACGAGCGCAAGCAGAAGCAGGTGGACATCCGCAGGAAGATGTGAGTGAGTAGAGCACATGTCGTCGATCGACATGCATATCTCTCATCATCCGACCGGCTGGACTGACTGCCATGGTGTATGAGTGCATGTGCAGCGAGTACTCGATGGAGCTGAACGCGGCGCGCATCAAGGTGCTGCAGGCGCAGGAGGACATCGTGGGCGAGATGAAGGAGAACGCGTCCAAGACGCTCGTCCGCGTCACCAAGGACACCAATGTCTACAGGAAGATCCTCAAGAGCCTCATCGTGCAGGTTAGCAAGCTGTCTCATATCGCAGTTGCTTCAGAAGATGTAGTGCAGAGGGACTGACCAATGAAGGGACGGACGGACGGAGCAGAGCCTGCTCCGGCTGCGCGAGTCGTCGGTGGTGCTGCGGTGCAGGGAGGCGGACCGCGTCCACGTGGAGCCGGTGCTGGAGGCGGCCAAGAAGGAGTACGCCGAGAAGCTCAAGGTGAACCTCCCCAAGATCATCATCGACGGCAAGGTCCACCTCCCGCCGCAGAGGGCCAACGACGCCGCCCACGGACCCGCCTGGTATACTCCATTAACATTAGAATGTCGACCAGTTGCTGTTGAGCCTTCATCTCATTGTTGAGTTTGGATAGCTCTGGAGGCGTGGTGCTGGCGTCGCAGGACGGCAAGATCGTCTGCGACAATACGCTGGACACCAGGGTGGATGTGTGTTTCAGGCAAAAGCTTCCTGAGGTacgtgatactccctctgtaaggACACTTTAGTAAtctataaacgctcttatatttctttacgaaggaAGTACATACCTGCTGCGCAGTTTGCTTCTTTGATCCTCATCGTCATTCAGCATTTGAAATGTTTCTCGTCTTCGTGTTGTGTCGCAGATCAGGAAGAAGCTCTACAGTCAGCAAGTGTCACAATAAGTTTCATAATTTAGTGTGCGCTGccattgttttttctttttcttgaatAAACCAGAACCGGTGTTCGTGATGTGTTTGTTGTACTCTAATGTTCTTCTATCTATCATCGGTTCATCGCCGACAATGCCAACCTGCAATGCTATATTGTTGCATTTGTAAGTTGTAACTGAGTATATTACCGATTACCTCCGTGCCACCTATTGTACACTGTACGTAGTAGCAATAAACGGCGTACCAGCAAAGAACATGTGATGTTTTACTTCAGAAGAAAGAAGGGAGGTACCGGCCTGATACGCATGGCCTGATACACTGTGTCGTTGCATGGCCTGATACACGCATGCATGCCGAAAAAGTATAAGTTGTCAGACTCTGTATAAGTTGTAAATCGAATCTCACTGCTATACCCGGTCAATACAACTGCATACCTGCGACAAAACAGTGCCTCTGTGCCTGACAACTTTttgcagaagagagagagagagagatagaatcGAGAGATGGGCGTTGCATGCGTTTTCTGTCTCCCCATACAAATGACCTATACATAATTTCATCCTTATATTGCATGATTGATATATGTTAAATGAAATATCCatttttgaaactttttatatatttggaatcGTGATGACAACATATTCAGAACAAGATCAATCTTGGATATATTtaaactttatatatatatatttcagttATCTTTGAAATGAATTTCATAAAATACAAAATTGTTTCGCTGTGAAATGATATTTATTTCATACATTTTAAAAGATGGATTTAGGCTCATTCAAAAATTATTTCACTCATTTTCTAAAGATGGATTTAGGCTCATTCAAAATTTATTTCAAACATTTTAAAAACTCATTTCATCAAACAACCGATTTCACTCATTTGATACAACTGATTTCAGTCGTTTCAATTGAAAGAAAAACATGTTTTAATAATTTTCAAAAGCTAATTTCGCTCATTTGATACTCGATGCAAATAATTGATTTCAATTATTTCGAAAATCCTATTTCACACAATTCAAAATATTATCAATTGAAAAAACAATTTCACTCGGTTCATAAAACAGATTTCGCTCAATTATAAAAATACAATTTCACTTATTTCAAAATATTGGATTCACTGAATTAAAATGCGTATTTCATTTATTTTAGGAAGCTGATTTCAATCATTAGAAAAACTCATTTGTTTATGTTCAAATAACCAATTTCACTCTTCTGAAGAAACATATTCCAGTCATAGGAAGAAAATAATTCTACTCACTTGTGAAAAGTTATTTCACTCAGTTGAGAAAACATATTTCAAAATTGATTTCACTCGGTGCAAAGAACTGATTTCAATTATTTCAAAAAACCTATTTCACACAATTCAAAAAGTTATCAATTGGAAAAACAATTTCACTCACTTCAGAAATCAGATTTTGCTCATTTATAAAAATACAATTTCACTTATTTCAGTTGTTTCAAAAAAGTGATTTCACTCATTACAAAAgatagatttcactcatttcactaGTTTCAGAAAACACGTTACACTCACAGTATACAAAAATAAATAAGGATTTTCACAAAAATAATATTTCAATTTTAAAACTATTTCACTCATATAAAAAATATCATTCAAACACATATTTCTTTGAAAtaattaaaatttatgaaattagATTTTTTGAACTAAGTGAAATGTATGAAAATAGCTATTTTATGAAATTTGTGAAACATGTTATTTTTTTATCTGACTGACAAACAAACTGAAATATGTATCATATATCTGGAAAatacaactttcatacactttaAATAACCAATTTCATCAATGAAACAATCAGTTTGACATATTTTGAAATAACATGTTTCATATATTTGAAACATTGAAATTAAACGTGTTTAAAATATATCCAAGATTGGTCTTGTTTTAGAGGTCTTCGCGCCAGGAGTTCAAATATATCAAAAGTTTCAGAAACAAAATTATGTTTTAAAAGATGTGGATGGTTTAAGTTTACAAAGATGG is from Triticum aestivum cultivar Chinese Spring chromosome 1B, IWGSC CS RefSeq v2.1, whole genome shotgun sequence and encodes:
- the LOC123094251 gene encoding V-type proton ATPase subunit E, with translation MNDADVGKQIQQMVRFIQQEAQEKASEISVAAEEDFNIEKLQLVESEKRKIRQEYERKQKQVDIRRKIEYSMELNAARIKVLQAQEDIVGEMKENASKTLVRVTKDTNVYRKILKSLIVQSLLRLRESSVVLRCREADRVHVEPVLEAAKKEYAEKLKVNLPKIIIDGKVHLPPQRANDAAHGPACSGGVVLASQDGKIVCDNTLDTRVDVCFRQKLPEIRKKLYSQQVSQ